In Fervidobacterium thailandense, a genomic segment contains:
- a CDS encoding N-glycosylase/DNA lyase: MERLLQDLEKIRAEARPLVEARWTEFEKLRLEGSEDDLYGELCFCILTANWSAQGGIRAQKLIGHGFSTMSFEELAEKLRTVGHRYPEARAKYIVENRWLLGKLREIIAQPDPREFIVKNVKGLGWKESSHFLRNVAFPDYAILDKHVLRTMHSYGLIDEIPKGWTRKKYLDYEERLRKVADAFGEPLGKFDLYLWYMIKKRVDK, encoded by the coding sequence ATCGAACGTTTGCTTCAAGATTTGGAGAAGATAAGGGCCGAGGCAAGACCCTTGGTTGAAGCGCGCTGGACCGAATTCGAGAAGCTTAGGTTAGAAGGTTCCGAGGATGACCTGTACGGCGAGCTCTGTTTTTGTATCTTGACGGCGAACTGGAGTGCGCAAGGGGGAATAAGGGCGCAAAAGCTGATCGGCCATGGTTTCAGCACGATGAGTTTTGAGGAACTCGCCGAAAAGCTGCGGACTGTGGGACACAGGTATCCTGAAGCTCGGGCAAAGTACATCGTTGAGAACAGGTGGCTTTTGGGAAAGTTGAGGGAAATAATTGCCCAGCCGGACCCACGGGAGTTCATAGTGAAGAACGTTAAAGGTCTTGGTTGGAAGGAAAGTTCGCATTTTTTAAGAAATGTTGCATTTCCAGATTACGCGATTTTGGATAAACACGTACTTCGAACGATGCATTCGTATGGCCTCATAGACGAGATACCAAAAGGATGGACAAGAAAAAAGTATTTAGATTACGAGGAGCGTCTAAGAAAAGTCGCCGATGCTTTCGGTGAGCCATTAGGTAAGTTTGACCTTTATCTGTGGTACATGATAAAAAAGAGAGTGGACAAGTAA
- the ftcD gene encoding glutamate formimidoyltransferase translates to MKLIESVPNFSEGRREEIVRQIIDEAYKYPKVKVLDWSMDKDHNRSVVTLVGEPDQILDALFDMAKKAAELIDLRYHKGEHPRMGATDVIPLVPLIGTTMEECVELSKKLGKRIGDELGIPVYLYERSATRPERENLAEIRKGEFEGFFEKIKDPKWKPDFGPDRVHETAGVTAVGAREFLIAFNVNLGTNNLEIADKIAKAVRHISGGFRYVKAIGVELKEKGMVQVSMNLTNYKKSPIFRVFETIKREAQRYGVPVVSSEIIGMVPLQAIVETFAWYLQLDDFNVGRVIEQRLIEELTKE, encoded by the coding sequence ATGAAACTCATCGAGAGTGTTCCGAACTTCAGTGAGGGGAGAAGGGAAGAGATTGTAAGGCAAATCATTGATGAAGCGTACAAGTATCCAAAGGTCAAGGTACTCGACTGGTCGATGGACAAAGACCATAACAGGTCCGTCGTTACACTCGTTGGAGAACCGGATCAAATACTCGATGCGCTTTTTGATATGGCAAAAAAAGCAGCTGAGCTCATCGATTTGCGTTATCATAAAGGCGAGCACCCACGCATGGGTGCAACGGATGTTATCCCGCTCGTACCGCTCATCGGCACGACGATGGAGGAGTGCGTCGAGCTTTCGAAGAAACTTGGGAAACGCATTGGTGACGAACTCGGTATCCCCGTGTACCTTTACGAACGCAGTGCGACAAGACCGGAGAGGGAAAACCTCGCGGAGATAAGAAAGGGAGAATTTGAGGGCTTCTTTGAGAAGATCAAAGACCCAAAATGGAAACCGGACTTTGGACCGGATAGAGTCCACGAAACGGCCGGTGTCACAGCGGTTGGAGCGCGTGAATTCCTCATCGCATTCAACGTCAACCTCGGAACGAACAATTTGGAGATTGCCGACAAGATCGCAAAAGCCGTCAGACACATCAGTGGTGGTTTCCGCTACGTTAAAGCGATCGGTGTGGAACTGAAAGAAAAAGGTATGGTCCAGGTTTCGATGAACCTCACAAACTACAAGAAATCACCGATATTCAGAGTCTTCGAAACGATAAAGAGGGAAGCGCAACGCTACGGAGTGCCAGTTGTCAGTTCCGAAATCATCGGAATGGTTCCGCTTCAGGCTATTGTCGAAACATTCGCATGGTACCTCCAACTCGACGATTTCAACGTTGGCCGGGTGATAGAACAGAGGTTGATCGAAGAATTGACGAAAGAGTAA
- a CDS encoding DMT family transporter yields MEKGKLLQAYLFLAFTLFAFSSIEVLSKPLMGKVDPFFMTAFRFFVGGLILTLFVKEEVSIRDLLGISLVGMLNSMVSMTALQLSVKYSNASTAATLVASNPIFVSLFAALLLKERYKFRKYVGIALGFVGLLVFSLGKISGDSWLGIFFGLLAALTFGLYTVLMKRYTKRYTPLTVTAYSSLISSVLYFIVIFLLGKLSIPTLDTRGWMLMIYFGVIVTGIAYVTYFKAMQYVGATQSSRIFFLKPVVATLLAILLLGEVLSLRKLVGMVIILISLTL; encoded by the coding sequence TTGGAGAAAGGAAAACTCCTGCAAGCGTACCTTTTTCTCGCGTTCACGCTCTTTGCCTTCTCAAGCATCGAGGTACTTTCAAAACCGTTGATGGGGAAGGTCGATCCGTTCTTCATGACGGCCTTCCGTTTTTTCGTCGGTGGATTGATTTTAACGCTCTTTGTCAAGGAAGAGGTCAGCATAAGGGACTTGCTCGGTATTTCGCTCGTTGGGATGCTCAACAGCATGGTTTCCATGACCGCACTCCAGCTTTCGGTGAAGTATTCGAACGCTTCCACCGCGGCTACCTTAGTTGCGAGTAATCCGATCTTCGTGTCTCTCTTCGCCGCGTTGCTACTGAAGGAGAGGTACAAGTTCAGAAAGTACGTTGGTATTGCGCTCGGTTTTGTGGGTTTGTTGGTATTCAGCTTGGGGAAAATCTCCGGAGACTCCTGGCTTGGCATATTCTTCGGATTACTTGCCGCCTTGACCTTTGGTCTGTACACCGTGTTGATGAAAAGGTACACTAAGCGCTACACACCTCTGACGGTTACAGCTTACTCATCTCTCATCTCAAGTGTACTTTACTTCATAGTCATTTTCTTGTTGGGTAAACTCTCGATTCCTACTTTGGATACTCGTGGCTGGATGTTGATGATTTACTTTGGAGTAATCGTGACAGGAATAGCCTACGTAACGTACTTCAAGGCCATGCAGTATGTTGGTGCCACGCAGTCGAGTAGGATCTTCTTTCTCAAACCGGTTGTGGCAACTTTACTGGCTATCCTCTTGCTTGGAGAAGTGCTCAGCTTGAGAAAACTCGTCGGTATGGTTATCATTCTCATTTCGCTCACTTTGTGA
- a CDS encoding complex I 24 kDa subunit family protein — protein MAVCETHKELYKELDQFIEKVKDKPGILIAVLHKAQEIFGWLPQEVQEYIAEKLGVPVSEVYGVVTFYNFFATKPKGKNQIKICLGTACYVKGADRVMEHFLEELGVQAEEVTPDGLFSVHPVRCLGACSMAPVVLVGEKDFYGKVTPDMVSKIIAAYRRGGRNE, from the coding sequence GTGGCCGTCTGTGAGACGCACAAAGAGCTCTACAAAGAGCTCGATCAATTTATTGAGAAGGTGAAGGACAAACCTGGTATCCTCATCGCCGTCCTCCACAAGGCCCAGGAGATCTTCGGCTGGCTCCCGCAGGAAGTACAAGAGTACATTGCCGAAAAACTTGGTGTTCCCGTCTCCGAGGTGTACGGTGTTGTAACGTTCTACAACTTCTTCGCGACTAAGCCGAAGGGGAAGAATCAAATAAAGATATGCCTTGGCACCGCTTGCTATGTGAAAGGTGCCGATAGGGTCATGGAACATTTCTTGGAAGAGTTGGGTGTTCAGGCCGAGGAGGTTACACCCGATGGCCTCTTTTCGGTACACCCGGTCAGGTGCCTGGGTGCCTGTAGTATGGCCCCGGTTGTGTTGGTGGGGGAGAAGGATTTCTACGGGAAGGTGACGCCCGATATGGTGAGTAAAATTATCGCAGCGTACAGGAGGGGTGGTCGCAATGAGTAA
- a CDS encoding (2Fe-2S) ferredoxin domain-containing protein, producing the protein MSKVKSLEELMKIKEQAIQNIKMRESGKRGKIIVAMGTCGIAAGAKDTLKAIVEYLSELKIDDIAVVQSGCMGLCEVEPTIEVALEGQEPIVYGHVTPENAKRIIQSHILEGKIVSDLMVKRGEV; encoded by the coding sequence ATGAGTAAAGTGAAGAGCCTGGAGGAACTCATGAAGATTAAAGAGCAAGCGATTCAAAATATAAAGATGAGGGAGAGCGGGAAGCGCGGTAAAATTATCGTTGCGATGGGAACGTGCGGAATAGCCGCAGGTGCAAAGGACACGTTGAAGGCAATCGTGGAGTACCTTTCCGAGCTTAAGATAGACGATATCGCTGTGGTACAGTCCGGATGTATGGGATTGTGCGAAGTGGAACCAACGATCGAGGTTGCCCTGGAAGGTCAGGAACCTATCGTGTACGGTCACGTGACACCCGAAAACGCTAAGAGGATCATCCAGTCGCACATACTTGAAGGGAAGATCGTTTCCGACCTGATGGTGAAGAGAGGGGAGGTCTAA
- the nuoF gene encoding NADH-quinone oxidoreductase subunit NuoF has translation MALTTNTILICAGGGCISAGEESVKQAFERKLKEFGLDTVVKVVETGCMGACSLGPLAVIYPDGVYYQKLTPKAAEKIVEEHILKGRVVPEFLFEGEKEKLTIKEKPRGAEEIPFFARQVKIALRNVGVIDPMSIEEYIARDGYFALHKALTQMTPEEVIKEIKDSGLRGRGGAGFPTGLKWELARQQQSDIKYMICNADEGDPGAFMDRSILEGDPHSIVEAMTIAGYAIGAKQGFVYVRAEYPLAIERLQKAIEDAHAYGFLGENIFGTDFSFDIEIRIGAGAFVCGEETALMHSIEGKRGQPRVKPPFPVQRGLWGKPTVINNVETLALVPPIILRGASWFRQFGTEKSPGTKVFALAGKIKNTGLVEVPMGITLRELLYEIGGGHPQGKQIKAVQTGGPSGGVIPAEYFDTPVDYESLGKLGAIMGSGGMIVLDEDDCMVDVAKFFLEFTVDESCGKCTPCREGTKVMYDILDKITKGEGTMEDIEKLEKLALVIKDSSLCGLGQTAPNPVLSTLKYYRHEYEAHVRDGVCPAKRCKAFISYVINPEKCVGCTACARVCPTNAIRGEVRKVHEIEQDACVRCGSCIEVCRFGAISKVTPAVSSAVAR, from the coding sequence GTGGCGTTGACTACGAATACTATCCTTATCTGTGCCGGTGGTGGCTGTATATCCGCTGGTGAGGAGAGCGTAAAGCAAGCGTTCGAGAGAAAATTGAAAGAGTTCGGTCTTGATACGGTTGTAAAAGTCGTTGAAACCGGTTGTATGGGGGCGTGTAGTCTCGGCCCGCTCGCGGTCATCTACCCAGACGGTGTATATTACCAGAAGCTGACACCGAAGGCAGCGGAGAAGATCGTCGAGGAACACATTCTCAAGGGAAGGGTAGTTCCAGAGTTCCTCTTTGAGGGCGAAAAAGAAAAACTCACGATAAAGGAAAAACCACGCGGAGCGGAGGAAATTCCGTTCTTCGCGCGTCAGGTGAAGATCGCCTTGAGAAACGTCGGAGTCATCGACCCGATGAGCATAGAGGAGTACATCGCACGCGATGGATACTTCGCACTCCACAAGGCACTCACCCAGATGACACCGGAGGAAGTGATAAAGGAAATCAAGGATAGTGGCCTGAGAGGTCGTGGTGGTGCCGGATTTCCAACCGGTTTGAAATGGGAACTGGCAAGGCAACAACAATCGGACATAAAGTACATGATCTGTAACGCCGACGAAGGTGACCCTGGTGCGTTCATGGATCGCTCGATCCTTGAGGGCGACCCGCACTCGATCGTTGAGGCAATGACGATAGCCGGGTACGCGATCGGTGCAAAACAAGGTTTCGTCTACGTGAGGGCGGAATACCCGCTTGCCATCGAGAGGTTGCAAAAGGCCATCGAGGATGCTCACGCGTATGGATTCCTCGGAGAGAACATCTTTGGTACGGACTTCTCGTTCGATATCGAAATTCGAATCGGTGCCGGTGCGTTCGTGTGTGGTGAGGAGACCGCACTCATGCACTCCATCGAAGGCAAACGCGGACAACCGAGAGTCAAGCCACCGTTCCCAGTTCAAAGAGGACTCTGGGGTAAACCGACGGTGATAAACAACGTTGAGACACTTGCTCTTGTTCCGCCCATTATCCTGCGTGGTGCAAGCTGGTTCCGCCAGTTCGGAACGGAGAAATCACCGGGTACGAAGGTCTTCGCACTCGCCGGTAAGATAAAGAACACCGGTCTTGTTGAGGTACCGATGGGTATCACTCTGCGAGAGCTTTTGTACGAAATCGGCGGTGGTCACCCACAGGGTAAGCAGATAAAGGCCGTCCAAACGGGAGGTCCAAGCGGAGGAGTCATTCCTGCCGAGTACTTCGATACACCGGTTGATTACGAATCGCTCGGCAAACTTGGTGCGATCATGGGTTCCGGTGGAATGATCGTGCTCGACGAGGATGACTGTATGGTGGACGTTGCTAAGTTCTTCTTGGAATTCACCGTCGATGAATCTTGCGGAAAATGTACCCCTTGCCGCGAAGGTACGAAGGTCATGTACGATATCCTCGACAAGATCACCAAAGGCGAAGGCACGATGGAAGATATCGAAAAACTCGAAAAGCTCGCACTCGTTATTAAGGATTCATCACTCTGTGGACTCGGTCAAACCGCTCCAAACCCGGTGCTTTCAACACTCAAGTACTACCGTCATGAGTACGAGGCACACGTGAGGGATGGTGTATGTCCGGCGAAACGTTGTAAAGCGTTCATCAGCTACGTCATCAACCCGGAAAAATGTGTCGGCTGTACAGCATGTGCCAGAGTATGTCCGACCAACGCGATCCGCGGTGAAGTTAGGAAGGTACACGAAATCGAACAAGATGCGTGTGTAAGGTGCGGTAGCTGTATCGAGGTCTGTAGGTTCGGTGCAATAAGTAAAGTAACACCCGCTGTGAGTTCGGCGGTTGCAAGGTAA
- a CDS encoding complex I 24 kDa subunit family protein, translating to MKELIEELRKEQLEEGDILIYLLHRIQDHYQSHYIPPEVGEMVAEELNIPASKVYEVLTFYTMFSTKPRGKYIIRVCTSLPCHVPGGKEIVEFLKNELKVDFGGTTSDGLFTLEETGCLGLCGVAPVVMINDQYYGDLTVEKMKEIIEGLRKLEGGDGR from the coding sequence ATAAAGGAACTCATAGAAGAGCTCAGGAAAGAACAACTCGAAGAGGGCGACATACTGATTTACCTACTCCATCGTATCCAGGACCACTATCAGAGTCATTACATCCCTCCAGAAGTCGGTGAAATGGTGGCCGAGGAGCTGAACATTCCCGCCTCAAAGGTGTACGAAGTGCTCACGTTCTACACGATGTTCTCCACAAAGCCGCGCGGAAAGTACATCATCAGGGTATGCACGAGCTTACCTTGCCACGTCCCGGGTGGTAAGGAGATCGTCGAGTTTTTGAAAAATGAGCTGAAGGTGGACTTCGGCGGTACAACCTCAGACGGTCTCTTCACACTCGAAGAAACAGGTTGCCTCGGATTGTGCGGTGTAGCACCGGTTGTGATGATCAACGACCAGTACTACGGTGACCTCACCGTCGAGAAAATGAAGGAAATAATCGAGGGACTTAGAAAACTCGAGGGCGGTGATGGAAGATGA
- the nuoF gene encoding NADH-quinone oxidoreductase subunit NuoF — MTPITVLISVDSNSILLGAREFSNYMKELIKEFNLDSIVTVLETVSLGSYNGVIIHILPDDVYYSVRSKDQVRKIVEEHLLKGRQVWDLTVDKNLIKPAEKFEVKEVRIVTRNIGVIDPRNIEEYIARDGYFALSKALQMKPEEVIEEIKKSGLRGRGGAGFPTGLKWEFTAKAKADQKYIVCNADEGEPGTFKDRLIMEGDPHTVIEGMIIAGYAVGATKGYIYIRGEYYNSVENLRKAIQDAYEYGFLGENILGSGFNFDLTVRLGAGAYICGEETALLESIEGKSGRPRLKPPYPPQVGLFGKPTVINNVETIANVPQIILNGADWYRSIGTPNSPGTKVFCLVGDVNRRGMVELPMGVTVRQVLYGFGGGVRGGRELKMVQTGGLAGTFIGLDKLDTPLDYDSMKNYGVSLGSGVILAIDDSHCVVDIALNVMEFFRHESCGKCTPCREGTRLACEILERMTKFEGTAEDLDYLRKIAEVTADTSFCGLGQSINVPLLSLIDNFREEFLEHVEKTCRANVCKAVPKKPKVQTK; from the coding sequence ATGACACCCATTACGGTGCTGATTTCCGTTGATAGCAACAGTATCTTACTCGGTGCCAGGGAATTTTCCAATTACATGAAGGAGCTCATAAAGGAGTTCAACCTCGATTCGATAGTCACGGTCCTCGAAACGGTCTCACTCGGCTCTTACAATGGCGTGATCATCCACATCCTTCCAGACGATGTCTACTACTCCGTCAGGAGCAAGGATCAGGTCCGCAAGATCGTTGAAGAGCATCTACTAAAGGGTAGGCAAGTTTGGGACCTGACGGTTGACAAGAACCTAATCAAACCAGCTGAGAAGTTCGAAGTCAAAGAGGTACGCATCGTCACAAGAAACATCGGCGTTATCGATCCACGAAATATCGAAGAATACATCGCACGTGATGGATACTTTGCGCTGAGCAAAGCCCTTCAGATGAAACCAGAAGAAGTCATCGAGGAAATTAAAAAGAGTGGTCTACGTGGCCGCGGTGGCGCTGGTTTTCCAACAGGACTCAAGTGGGAATTCACCGCTAAAGCAAAAGCGGACCAAAAGTACATCGTTTGCAACGCGGACGAGGGCGAACCTGGTACGTTCAAAGATAGGTTAATAATGGAAGGCGATCCGCACACGGTTATTGAGGGCATGATCATAGCCGGTTACGCCGTCGGTGCCACGAAGGGGTACATTTACATTCGTGGAGAGTACTACAATTCCGTTGAAAACCTGAGAAAGGCCATCCAGGATGCCTACGAGTACGGATTCCTCGGTGAAAACATCCTCGGTAGCGGCTTCAACTTTGATCTCACGGTCAGGCTTGGTGCGGGTGCTTACATTTGCGGTGAGGAAACCGCACTTCTGGAATCGATAGAAGGTAAGTCCGGACGGCCACGTCTTAAGCCACCGTACCCACCACAAGTAGGTCTGTTCGGAAAACCGACTGTGATAAACAACGTTGAGACGATAGCCAACGTGCCGCAGATCATACTCAACGGTGCAGACTGGTACAGAAGCATAGGGACCCCCAATTCACCCGGAACGAAGGTCTTCTGCCTTGTGGGTGACGTGAACAGGCGTGGTATGGTTGAGCTACCGATGGGTGTCACCGTTAGACAGGTACTCTACGGCTTCGGCGGTGGAGTGCGCGGTGGAAGGGAATTGAAGATGGTTCAGACCGGCGGACTGGCTGGCACATTCATCGGATTGGATAAGCTCGATACACCACTGGATTATGATTCGATGAAGAACTATGGCGTGAGTCTTGGATCAGGAGTTATTTTGGCCATCGACGATTCTCATTGCGTTGTAGATATCGCATTGAACGTGATGGAATTCTTCAGGCACGAATCGTGCGGTAAGTGTACACCGTGCAGGGAAGGAACAAGGCTCGCTTGTGAGATACTTGAGCGGATGACGAAATTCGAGGGAACGGCGGAAGACCTCGATTACTTGCGCAAGATTGCCGAAGTTACGGCGGATACATCGTTCTGCGGACTTGGGCAGAGCATAAACGTACCACTCCTTTCGTTGATAGACAACTTCCGCGAAGAGTTCCTCGAACACGTCGAAAAAACTTGCCGTGCGAACGTTTGCAAAGCTGTTCCTAAAAAACCAAAAGTCCAGACAAAATGA
- a CDS encoding glycosyltransferase codes for MRLLFVTNFFPYKSNPSRGIFVVRRLIEYKKLGVSYRVYGLAFRESPLLLALKRLLKKSPLVPLEDFQGIEFEYVYTRRGLSEVLSHKRGNTTFVERWARQVAGEILSSVGEDFDVILAHGMYLPVPAGLVALHLHRMTGKDYFVFLHGSDVNYQMRHPRLLGTYLNVLENARRALFVSNALKEQATRLGYSGQNAAVVPNGYDPEIFHPIDKVEIRKKLGIFRDGWKYVGFVGNLKEVKGADRLPEIFRFILRELPNTLFIIVGDGTLRKRLEEQLGDVDVIFTGNIPQTDVALYMNAMDVMVLPSRNEGWPCVILEAQACGTTVVGSDKGGIPEAVGFPEYVVEDGPDFKKRFAQRVVKFLSEGYDGKMLIQRAKNFTWESIVKSELELITNSR; via the coding sequence GTGAGGTTACTCTTCGTGACGAACTTTTTTCCCTACAAGTCTAATCCCTCACGTGGGATATTCGTGGTCAGAAGGTTGATCGAGTACAAGAAACTCGGTGTAAGTTATCGTGTTTACGGATTGGCCTTTCGGGAATCCCCGCTTCTACTTGCACTTAAACGCCTGTTAAAAAAGTCCCCACTCGTTCCCCTTGAAGATTTTCAAGGAATTGAGTTCGAATATGTATACACGAGAAGAGGATTGTCGGAGGTCCTTTCCCACAAGCGCGGGAATACCACATTCGTTGAGCGCTGGGCTCGCCAAGTTGCTGGTGAGATCCTTTCCAGCGTTGGTGAGGATTTCGACGTCATTTTGGCACACGGGATGTACCTACCCGTACCGGCGGGTTTGGTGGCGTTGCATCTGCACCGTATGACGGGGAAGGACTACTTCGTTTTTTTGCACGGAAGCGATGTGAATTACCAGATGAGACATCCCAGATTGCTCGGGACTTATTTAAACGTCTTGGAAAATGCCCGACGTGCGTTGTTCGTCAGTAACGCGTTGAAGGAACAAGCAACACGTCTTGGGTATTCCGGTCAAAACGCGGCGGTGGTCCCCAACGGCTATGATCCGGAAATTTTTCATCCGATTGACAAGGTCGAAATAAGGAAAAAACTTGGCATCTTCAGGGATGGATGGAAATACGTAGGTTTTGTAGGCAATCTGAAAGAAGTAAAAGGTGCCGACAGGTTACCTGAAATATTCAGATTTATCCTGAGGGAACTTCCGAACACGCTCTTTATAATCGTCGGTGATGGAACGTTGCGGAAACGCTTGGAAGAGCAACTCGGCGATGTGGATGTTATATTCACGGGGAACATTCCGCAGACGGACGTGGCACTTTACATGAACGCGATGGATGTGATGGTGCTTCCGAGCAGGAACGAAGGATGGCCGTGTGTTATTTTGGAAGCTCAAGCTTGTGGTACGACTGTTGTTGGCAGTGACAAGGGGGGCATTCCGGAAGCGGTTGGATTCCCAGAATACGTTGTTGAGGATGGTCCGGATTTCAAAAAAAGATTTGCGCAAAGAGTTGTGAAATTTCTATCCGAAGGTTACGATGGCAAGATGCTGATTCAACGTGCTAAGAATTTCACCTGGGAGAGTATCGTAAAGAGCGAATTGGAGTTGATTACGAATTCTCGATAA
- a CDS encoding polysaccharide pyruvyl transferase family protein translates to MKVLLLGYYGYGNFGDELMRLALEDFFQKFQIQYITALPKRRSNDTISRFNLFQVMGALYECDMLIYGGGGLLQDVTSLRSFLYYASVIELAGMMRKPVILFGNSLGPTKRWISRFILRRLIRKPDVYLFARDVVSFRYAKQLNGNTVLSADPSVRILRKLELVPEKKYDLVIVPRNSERIRDYTIFGRKFGKVLVCPSQDTDIPVAKAIAANIGADLFEETHDAIESLKKIISGELIISERFHPTVVASYYGVPFVSLENSKAQRFFRKYTKRRDFFAKEVWEVEERIERIKREPLYLRDEMDKEVEDSFKQLYRLMLRLKK, encoded by the coding sequence TTGAAAGTCTTGTTGCTCGGATACTACGGTTATGGTAACTTCGGTGACGAGTTGATGCGGCTTGCACTCGAGGATTTCTTCCAAAAGTTTCAAATCCAGTACATCACAGCGCTACCAAAGAGGCGGAGTAACGATACTATCTCCAGGTTCAACCTTTTCCAAGTCATGGGTGCGCTGTACGAGTGCGATATGCTCATTTACGGCGGTGGAGGACTACTGCAAGATGTTACAAGTCTTAGAAGCTTTCTCTACTACGCTTCCGTTATCGAGCTTGCGGGTATGATGCGCAAGCCGGTTATACTATTCGGTAACAGCCTTGGACCGACGAAGAGGTGGATCAGTAGGTTCATCTTAAGGAGACTTATTAGGAAACCAGATGTTTACCTCTTCGCCAGGGATGTCGTCTCGTTCAGGTACGCTAAACAGTTAAATGGTAACACCGTTCTCTCTGCCGATCCTTCGGTGAGGATATTGCGCAAGCTGGAACTGGTGCCGGAGAAGAAGTACGACTTGGTCATTGTACCGAGAAACAGTGAACGTATTCGCGATTACACGATTTTCGGGCGTAAATTCGGTAAAGTTCTGGTTTGTCCAAGTCAAGATACCGATATTCCAGTTGCAAAAGCTATAGCGGCGAATATAGGTGCGGACCTGTTCGAAGAAACGCACGACGCCATCGAGTCGCTGAAGAAGATAATATCCGGTGAGTTGATAATCTCCGAAAGATTTCATCCCACGGTGGTGGCAAGTTACTACGGTGTGCCGTTCGTTTCTTTGGAGAATTCAAAAGCACAGAGGTTCTTCAGGAAGTACACGAAGAGAAGGGATTTCTTCGCTAAAGAAGTTTGGGAAGTTGAGGAACGCATCGAACGGATAAAACGCGAACCGCTCTACCTTCGCGACGAGATGGACAAAGAAGTGGAGGATTCCTTCAAACAACTTTACCGTCTGATGCTGAGGTTGAAGAAGTGA
- a CDS encoding MBL fold metallo-hydrolase: MVRKITDFVYVIEHEEAANNVIIIGKSGAILVDTSLFPEKARSIAKFVRELTAKPITLVMNTHYHPDHTLGNIAFDCPIVAHSLTRSSMSLFDGEYLRSLGIEITSVKLPDIIFDDKFEYEDGIKIEFYHGPGHTPDSSYVYLPSEGVLIAGDTIVNRMHPEIVSDSNLNLWIKTLQSLPKVKHVIPGHGPAEDHSCIEHMVDYLETIKRLLSGEIGVNDLEKSKNFSERTHPELLNWSIKNLIS, from the coding sequence ATGGTACGAAAGATTACCGATTTTGTGTACGTCATAGAGCACGAAGAGGCCGCCAACAATGTGATCATAATCGGAAAGAGTGGGGCCATCTTGGTGGACACGTCACTCTTTCCGGAAAAAGCACGTTCAATAGCAAAGTTCGTCAGAGAACTTACGGCAAAGCCGATCACGCTTGTTATGAACACACACTATCATCCGGACCACACGCTCGGTAACATCGCGTTCGATTGCCCGATAGTGGCACATTCACTCACAAGGAGCAGCATGTCTTTGTTCGACGGAGAGTACCTACGTTCCTTAGGTATAGAGATAACGTCCGTGAAACTACCCGATATTATCTTCGACGATAAGTTCGAATACGAAGACGGAATCAAGATAGAATTTTACCACGGTCCCGGTCATACACCGGACTCGTCGTACGTTTACTTACCGAGCGAAGGTGTGCTGATTGCCGGGGACACGATTGTCAACAGGATGCACCCGGAAATCGTTTCGGACAGCAACCTTAACCTGTGGATAAAGACTCTCCAATCCTTACCGAAAGTAAAACACGTCATACCCGGCCACGGACCAGCCGAGGATCATTCTTGCATCGAGCACATGGTAGATTACCTTGAAACGATAAAGAGGCTCCTATCCGGTGAAATCGGTGTGAACGACCTGGAAAAAAGTAAAAACTTCTCCGAAAGAACGCACCCGGAATTACTCAACTGGAGTATCAAAAACCTGATCAGCTAA
- the ybeY gene encoding rRNA maturation RNase YbeY, producing the protein MLFQNVPEEFVQLIDKFKEKLDEIVRAEIGDVVVQFVFVGQDEISEMNAKFRGKEGPTDVLTFVYGTEDSEFEPELPVELEEGQREIYAESYVCPSVVEENAREFGNSTEHEMITVLVHSILHMAGYDHEYGDVNAKEMFEKQENYVQKLLCE; encoded by the coding sequence ATCCTCTTTCAAAACGTTCCAGAAGAATTTGTGCAGTTAATTGATAAATTCAAGGAGAAGTTGGATGAAATTGTCCGTGCAGAAATTGGTGATGTGGTTGTTCAGTTCGTCTTCGTTGGTCAAGACGAGATCTCGGAGATGAACGCAAAATTTCGGGGCAAGGAAGGCCCCACCGACGTGCTAACATTCGTGTACGGTACCGAGGATTCGGAATTTGAACCGGAGTTACCTGTCGAACTTGAAGAAGGTCAGCGGGAAATTTACGCGGAATCGTACGTTTGTCCTTCGGTGGTAGAGGAGAACGCTCGCGAATTCGGGAATTCTACCGAACACGAAATGATAACCGTACTCGTGCATTCGATTCTCCACATGGCCGGGTACGACCACGAATACGGAGATGTGAATGCAAAGGAGATGTTTGAAAAGCAAGAAAATTACGTTCAGAAACTCCTGTGCGAATAG